Genomic DNA from Echeneis naucrates chromosome 23, fEcheNa1.1, whole genome shotgun sequence:
ACCTGATAAGTTTCTTCTTTGACATGAACGTTTTTGAACGCTTTGGAAGAAGGACCCATCTAAATCTCAGTTCTTATTTCCTTTACAGAACATCATCAAGAAGGTGATTGGTCAGAAGTTCGTCTATAAGTTTGTGTCATTCCCTGAGATTCTGAAGATGGACCCTGCGGTGGTGGAATCAGGCCGTAGCAGTGAGGAAAGTGCGGGGGCGACATCAGAGCCTGATGCTGAGGACGAGGATGTGGGGGGGAGAAACGAATACCTACACTCTGGCCTGTACTCCTCCTTCACCGTCAGCTCTCTGCAGCACTCATTGGAACAACACCAGCCTATCAAGATGGAGCCCAGATCAGATCGCCATGATGACAGCTCCTCTGTCATCCGATTCATCACCAACCGTGGCCACACCTCCCTTCCCTCGACCCCACCTCCACCATCCACTGACCCATCACATTCCTCCAGGCTGTCTCCTCAGAAGGCAcgttcctcctcctgctcctcctccccaccACAAAGCCCCACCCATCCACGGGGGCGGGGGCGGAGCCAAAGCACAGGTACCGATGATTTGGAACAGTTCGCTCAACCACTAAACCTGTCatcaggacagagagagagagagaggtcaaaCGCCACCACCACACCAGAAAGGAGGGGATTGGCCAACAGCGCGCCTTCAAAGAGCAGGAAACCCGAAGGCTTGGAAATCTCCgccccttccctcctcctgacaggaagtgacttaGTCTCTATCGCCCTTAACAGCCCAGCACTGCCTTCAGGGTCCCTGACCCCTGCCTTCCTCACCACACAGGTAAGGCAGGACACGCCAGAAACACTGTTACACATTAGTagcaagaaaaagagatggatgAGGAGGAGTTTGGATGAAGAAAGTCAGACAGGGAGGAGATAGACAGAGGTGAGcggaaagaaagaggaggcgagggagggaggaggtTCTTAAGTGAAGCCATCTGTTCCTGAAGCTCCTGACTCACTGGCAACAACACACTGACCAAACCAGGACAGAGTGACTACATCTGAGTAATCACACTCTGGTATGTGTACATCGCTGccagacaacaaacacacatgtaaaaCTGTGCACTCAAAACTCAACATGTAGACATGTGCTCT
This window encodes:
- the elk3 gene encoding ETS domain-containing protein Elk-3; translation: MESSITLWQFLLQLLLDHSHKHLICWTSNDGEFKLLKSEEVAKLWGLRKNKTNMNYDKLSRALRYYYDKNIIKKVIGQKFVYKFVSFPEILKMDPAVVESGRSSEESAGATSEPDAEDEDVGGRNEYLHSGLYSSFTVSSLQHSLEQHQPIKMEPRSDRHDDSSSVIRFITNRGHTSLPSTPPPPSTDPSHSSRLSPQKARSSSCSSSPPQSPTHPRGRGRSQSTGTDDLEQFAQPLNLSSGQRERERSNATTTPERRGLANSAPSKSRKPEGLEISAPSLLLTGSDLVSIALNSPALPSGSLTPAFLTTQTPSGLLLTPSTLLSNIHFWSSMSPVGPLSPAQLQSHSPLFQFPTLLNGALPVPLPNVDAPMPLLLSPSSHKS